TGAAGATAATATTTTGTTTATCTTCGATAAAACGCAGAGAAATAAAATCAGAATCTGTTGTTTATTTATTGCTGGTTGAAAATCAAAATCAAACTCATTTACCTCTTTGCGGTGGGGAAAAGCCCCACCTTAACCATCGAATTAATCATTGTCTTCTCACGTACATCGATTTCATAATTCGTTAACTTCATCAATGTATCGACAAAGGATAATTCATTCTTGGTACTAAAATCAATGGTATCGTGAAGATGATTAATCATCTGTTTTAAGTTTAAATATTCCAAATTACTCACTAATTGTTGATAACTACTATTCAATTTTATACACCTCGTCCATCGTCAGTAGATTCTTTTTAGCTAGCTCGTCAATGTCAGGGTAATCTGGCATTCCTCGTGACAACACGTCTAGATAATGTTCCTCTTTGTAATTTAATACCTTTTTACTGACTCGATGTTGAGCGATCAAATCCATGTTATAATAAACATGTATGTGGTCGTCATAGACTTGTAAACCTACGGTTTTCCCTTTGTATTCAGCTGGTACTGAATACTGGTTTGATTTGTATGTAATCATGCTTGGAGGGTTTACTTTTACGAGCCTGTGTTTGATCTTGTAAGAGTCTCTTATTTCTTTCCTTGGTAAGGGGAGTAAGTGACTCTTTTCTTGTTTTAAGGCAAGTATTGGAATTTTCCTATTACCTTGATTAAAACTTTGATTATGGCGTTCACAAAGATTTTGTACAAATTGGTGAAGACCTTCAAAAGTGAACTTCCCCTGATACGCATGAATCTCATCTAAAAGCTTCATAATACTCTCTACTTTCCCTTTTGTCCTTGGCCTTCCTGCAATACAGGGTTTAATTTCAAATCCATTATCATTGGCAAATTGTTCAAAACGTTCATTAACCACTCCTCCTGAATATTCTGTTCTATGTTCGTCCATTACTGTTTTCATATTGTCCGTTAATATGGTCTTTGGAACCCCTCCAATTGCTTCAAAGCTCTCCATCAAAAAAGACATTAATACACTTTGTGACTTGGACAGGGTCAAACCATAAGACTTGTATCTCGAATTTCCTAACAGAAAGACTCCTACATTGACCTTTAAAATTTCTCCATCAGACGTTATGTATTTTATGTTCTCCTTCCAGTCAAATTGAGCTTGTTCCCCGGGAGGGGTTTCAAACCGAACAACTGATTGATTGGCATAAGTCCTCTGACCATCGGTAAAGTATGCTTGGAACTCAGGTTTGTTCGATATGTATCTCCTGAAAGAAGACTGGGAACAATCTAAACCGTGGTTGTCCTTTAAGTACTCCCAAAGAACCCTCTTGTAGTAAAATGTTTGTATTGATTCCTTTGAGAGTAATTCTGAGATTACTTCATATAACTCATCTATTTTAGACTTTCTATTACGAGTTTTACTTGATCCCATGCCCTTTAAATATCGATCCACCGTCCTCCTATCTACACCCATTTCACGCCCGACTTTACTTTTGTTTATTTTCATATTTAAGCTCTCCATAAGAAATTTTAACTTTGGTAAATCTTCTAGGCTTTTAATTTCTATCTCTGTCTGTAAATCTAGCTGTACATGCATTCTCTCCACCTCAAAGTAATTATGCATGCACATTGCAAAACTGTACATTCTTATATGATCATCTTTGTACATTAATAATTTAGCATTTATACGATACTGGGTGAATCGAGACAGGAAAGTTGAGAGAGCACAGGAAGGAGTCCCGATACTGTGAGAATCGAGACAAGGTAAGTGATCAAGAAGAGAAAGGAGTCTCGATACTGGGTGAATCGAGACAGGGGAAGTGATCGAGAAGAGGAAGCAGTCTCGATACTGCGAGAATCGGGACAAGAATAGGGAGAAAGAAAATCAATGTGTCTCGATACTACACGAATCGAGCCTCAGAAGTAAAAACGATCCCAACATGCCATGTATTCCGCCTTGTCCAGGTTCGGTACAACTAAAATAAAACTCCTATAATGAAAACAAAAAAAGCGCAAGAGGTCGCCCTTCACGCTTTAAAATCTCTCTATGCAAACAACAAAACCGCAATCCCAACCACAAAACAATAAAAAGAAAAGTATTTTAAATTTCCTTTAGCCATAATATTCATAAACCATTTCAGTGAGAAATAAGAAGTTACAAGTGCTGCAATAAACGCAATAATATAAGGGATAAGTAATGTGTCTAAATTTGGATCATCCATTAAATCCGTGATACTTAAAATCATTCCACCGAAGCTAACTGGGATAAAAAGTAAGAAAGAAAACTTTAAAGCTGTTTCCTGCTTCATACCCAAAGCCATGGCTGCAACAATTGTAGCACCAGATCGACTAATTCCAGGTATTAATGCAACTGCCTGAGCAAATCCCACAATGAGAGCATCCTTCAATGTTAGATCTCCATCATTTTTTCTCCCGCGTAGGTTACGAATTGTCCATAATGCAATTCCTGTGATAATTAGGGTAATGGCTGTTACTTGAATGTGTTTTAGGTGCTTTGAAATCACATCATCAAATAGGATACCAATGACTCCTGCCGGGATCGTTGCGATAATAAGATAAATGATAAATTGAAAGTCATTTTTGCTATGCTTGTCTTTTGTTGATATGTATTTTAACCCATTTACAGTTAATCTTACTAAATCTTCACGGTATATCATTAAAACAGCTATTAAAGAAGCTGCGTTAACTAACAATTCAAATGATAATCCTTCAATTTCAAGGCCAAGAAAATGCTGGGCAAAGACTAAATGTCCACTTGAAGAAATGGGGATTGGTTCCGTAAAACCTTGAAATACTCCTAATAAGAAGTATTTTATGATTAAAAATAGATCCAACTTAACATCCTCCGTTCATAAGATTTACAATCCTTTACCATTTAACTACAGGTTTGGAATCCTGTAAAGAACTTTTCTGAACTCATGAAATTGGTCCTAGTGGAGATACTATAAGTAAGCAAGGGAGGAGGAGTTAAAATGGGCCAACAACATCGTTTTAGAGCTGGTCAAAAAGCACCTAACAATGGAATGTATGTAGAAATAGGTGAATCAGGGGACAACGTAAAAAACCCTGGTCAAATTAAATTAAAAGCGGGAGATCGTTTCCCAGAAACAGCCAACCATAATCGTCAATGGACATATAAAAGAAAGCCTTAATGATTTAGCTTTCAATGAAATGAAACAAAAAACCCTACTTTATAAGTAGGGTTTTTTGTCTTTTAGTCGATCATTTAATGATGGTCATGGTTTGGAACTGGCTCGCTAGGAATTAATTCCGCAATGACAAAGATGACAACGGTTGCAATCACAGCAAGTACCGTTGCAACCATAAAGTCATAATGACCACCTGTCATAGAGTTAACTACATATGACGCCATATGTATTAATAAAAAAGTCCAAAAAAATGTCCAAAAGAAACGCATATCGTTCACCTCTATTTCCAGACGAATTCTTACTATATATTATCACAATATCTTTCAATAATAAAAGAACCTTTTTTAATTGTTCATAAACTCTACAAATCCTGCATGAAATAATAAAACAAATTACTTATAAAAAGGTTGAAGAGGGTTGAAATCGTCTATATTTGCATGAATAGTGATACAGTCCCATTCTTTTTGTATGTTAAGACATACATTATAAAGAATAGAAAAGTCACAAAAGAGAAAGGTGGTGGGCAAGTGATGAGTATAACGGAGCGTTTTTTTCAAATTGAAACGGAATGGAATGTAATCCATTTACCAACAAAACCGAATGGGTTTGGAATATTTATCATCGGTGATCGATCAGATTTTGTTGATGGAACATCGAGTTTTTGGCATCAGCATTATGGACGTAATCAATTAATTTCCGAGTTGATGAACAAAGGATATACCCTTTTTCACTCTAATTTATTTGGAAACCATTGGGGAAGTCCTAGGTCAGTTACTATGGCAAAGCAGCTTTATCATCTTGTAATGAAGAAAGAAATTTTAAATCAACGTATCCATCTGTTAGTCGACGGTATGGGTGGGTTAACTGGATTGCAATTAATGAATGAAATACCAGATAAGATTCGCTCTGTAGCCATGATGAATCCTTGCCTTGACCTCCAAGCCCATTTAGAAAATGAAAAAGAGCATAAGTTTTTTTATAAAAGATTAATAAAAGAAATTGCTGAAGCCTATGGGACTGACCAGAAGAAGGTCCCTAGACTTGATTTACCAAATCTTACTACTATAAATTCACAAGTTCCAGTTAGAATTTGGCAAAGGATGAATAGCAGTACTTATGTTCATCATCATCATAGTAAGCGGTTTGAAGAATTAAGGAAAGAGGCAGGTTCTCCCATTCAATTAATTTACCATTTAGGTGATAATCCTTATCGAACGAATCAATCGATCATTCGGTTTTACAAAGAAAATGAGAGGATCTTATGAAGGAATCTTTAAAGCGTCTTTATCTTATGAGACGCTTTTTTTGTGAGAGAGTAAGGCCTTAATCTGATTTAAAGTTATATTAACCTGCTCTCCCGCATATTTTGGTTATAACGCCTACTAAGGAGGTCATGTTATGGTTAATTCTGTTATGGTATTTGGAGCACATTCTTATATTGGTTTTTCACTTATTGAAAAGTTTCTTGAAGAAGGGGTAGAAGTAACAGGAATATTTACTGAGCCAAATAGAGATGATCAAAAGAACTTACTAAACGAACGACTTATGTTAATAGGAAGAAACGCTTTTTTTCAAGCGGAGTTTTCCTCACGTCATTTAACTGAAGAAGATCAAGCAGATGTTATTCTGTTTTGCTTTGACATGGTTGAAAAGGAACTTGAAAAGGAAGAATTTATAAATGCCATACAATTAGCTAAGAAACATAAAACCCAATTTCTTTTAATAGGGTCAAATGTCATTCATCCTAATAAAGATAAAAACCCTCTTATTGAAACAAGGCTAGGCTACCTTTCTGAGCAGCTTGATCATTATTCTGTTTTGTTATTTCCAAGTCTTTATGGTCCCTTTCAGCCTGAGGAAGAAAAAATTCATCAGCACTTGTTAGCTTATATAGACAATAAACAAACGTCATTAAATATTGAGGAGCCCATTATGTATATAGAAGATGCAACAAATGCAGTTTGGACATATATGGATGAACTTCAACAGGGAAAGATGTATTCCTTTGTAAGTGAGCTGAATGATGATGAAACTAACTCTTTTTCAGTTGAGATAAAAATGAATGAAACCTCTTCAAAAATGGATGATGTATTTGAGAAACAAGTTTTACATTCTTCAACTTCAATTGAAAAAGGTTTAGAGCAACAGCTTGATACTATTATAAGGTTTCAAGATATTTATAAACTGAAGTAGAATGTTATTGTACAAATAAATATGGAAGATATAAAATAAAGGCAGTAAACTCAAATAAGGGAGGGGTTGCCATGTACATAAAGTTTGGTTTTGTCCTTATCCTTCTTTTTTCGCTTTTTGGTTGTGGACAACCCGTAGCTTCAGGGAAACTGGAGAAAGTAGGTTTACTTGTACCCGAAACAATAGATGATAAAGTATGGGGAACAAAAGGGTACAAGGGGCTGCTGAAAATTCAGTCTGAACTAGGCGTGGATGTTTTTTATAAAGAAGGAATGAATGATGAATTTAGTATTCGTTCTGCTATTGACCAGTTTCAGGAAAAGGATGTTAATCTGATTTTTGGTCATGGTAGTGAATATGCAGCTTTTTTTAATACGATTTGTAAAGATTATCCTGACATTCATTTCGTTCTATTCAACGGAGAAGCTTCTGGAGAAAATGTCACAAGCTTAAACTTTGAATCACATGCAATGGGCTTTTTTGGTGGAATGGTTGCTGGTGAAATGACGAATAATGATAAGGTTGGTGTATTAGCCGCATTTGAATGGCAGCCTGAAATTGATGGTTTTTTTGAAGGGGCATATTTCCAAAATGAAAATGTAAATGTTGATATTCAATATGTACAAGATTGGAATGATGTCGCGACAGCCATGAAACTGTTAGATGCAATGATTGCTGAAGGAGTAGACATTGTTTATGTTGCAGGAGATGGTTATAACATCTCTGTCATTGAGCGCTTAAAGGAAGAGGCTTGTATGCGATTGGATTTGTATCCGATCAATCTGATTTAGGGAAAGGAACAGTTCTCACAAGTACAGTTCAACATGTGGATGTCTTATATGAGCTTGTTGCAAAAAGTTTTGATAGCGGAGAACTTAAAAGTGGGGAATTATTTTATGATTTCCAAGATGGTGTTATTTCAATGGGTAAATTTAGCCCCTTAGTAGAAAAAAGCTTTCAAACAGATCTTCAAGAATCCATTGAGGAATATAAGGAAAGTGGCTTTACCTAATCAATTGTAAGCATGTTTCTATACATACAAGATCATGCATTATATGATAATACTAGAGAATAAGAAGGAGTGATGATGAATGGAACAGCATCCAAAAACGATGGAATTTATGCAGATTGCAATGAAATATTTACCTGAAGCTAAGCAAAAATTGGAAGGTTCAGGGATTGACTTATCTATGGAAACAATTCAACCTATGCTTGAGTTATTTACGAAGGTTATGGGAGAAGCGTACGAATTAGGAAAAAAGGATGCACAATAAAAGCTGCCATTGGCAGCTTTTTCTTGTTTGGGGAAATCATTTCTCCTTTTTAAAAAAATCCATAATAGGGGACAGTTCCTTTAAAACTGGTTTAAGGTTTTCGAGAGAAACCATAATATCATCGATTTGCCCCACTAAAGTAAAATAGTTTACATCTTCTTTTTTGTTTTCTTGTTCTTCTTCTTGAAACGAGGAATGTTGAAGTCTTTTTGGAACTCTATTTCCGAACATAAGTTGAGTGAATTTATCTGTTGAAACGGTGTTCTTCTCTTTATTTTCATCGGTTTTGGTTATTTGATCATCTAAATCATGAGAGTTTTCTTCAGAAAATGTTTCATTATATTCCATCTTAACACCTCCTTAGAAAGATTAGTGTCAGGGTTCATGTAGTAATATTTTATGAATGTGATCAAGACGGGTTCTAGACTCGTGAACCAAAACATTCATATTGAAAAAAATTTTTGAATAAGATAAAATTAGTACCAAGTCATAACATTTGATATAAATTTAGAAAAAATAAATTCACTTGTTTACTATTTATTAAAAAGATAAAGGGGCTGCACAAATGAACGCAGGGATCATTGGTATCGGACGATACACGCCTGAAAAAATTGTTACAAATGCTGATTTAGAGAAAATCGTGGATACATCAGATGAATGGATTAGAACGAGAACGGGAATCGAGGAACGTCGCATTGCTGATGATTCAGTTGATACTTCACATATGGCTAAGTTTGCTGCAGAGAAAGCACTAAAGGATGCTGGAATTGCAGCTGAAGATTTAGATTTAATTTTGGTTGCGACAGTAACACCAGATCAACCATTTCCATCTGTTGCATGTATGCTACAGGAATCATTAGGTGCAACTAAAGCTGCGGCAATGGATATTAGTGCAGCTTGTGCTGGTTTCATGTATGGTATGGTTACAGCTAAACAGTTTATTGAATCTGGAGCTTATAAGCATGTATTAGTTGTAGGTGTTGAGAAGCTTTCGAAAATTACAGATTGGGATGATCGTAATAC
This Metabacillus endolithicus DNA region includes the following protein-coding sequences:
- the istA gene encoding IS21 family transposase, with the protein product MHVQLDLQTEIEIKSLEDLPKLKFLMESLNMKINKSKVGREMGVDRRTVDRYLKGMGSSKTRNRKSKIDELYEVISELLSKESIQTFYYKRVLWEYLKDNHGLDCSQSSFRRYISNKPEFQAYFTDGQRTYANQSVVRFETPPGEQAQFDWKENIKYITSDGEILKVNVGVFLLGNSRYKSYGLTLSKSQSVLMSFLMESFEAIGGVPKTILTDNMKTVMDEHRTEYSGGVVNERFEQFANDNGFEIKPCIAGRPRTKGKVESIMKLLDEIHAYQGKFTFEGLHQFVQNLCERHNQSFNQGNRKIPILALKQEKSHLLPLPRKEIRDSYKIKHRLVKVNPPSMITYKSNQYSVPAEYKGKTVGLQVYDDHIHVYYNMDLIAQHRVSKKVLNYKEEHYLDVLSRGMPDYPDIDELAKKNLLTMDEVYKIE
- a CDS encoding undecaprenyl-diphosphate phosphatase — encoded protein: MDLFLIIKYFLLGVFQGFTEPIPISSSGHLVFAQHFLGLEIEGLSFELLVNAASLIAVLMIYREDLVRLTVNGLKYISTKDKHSKNDFQFIIYLIIATIPAGVIGILFDDVISKHLKHIQVTAITLIITGIALWTIRNLRGRKNDGDLTLKDALIVGFAQAVALIPGISRSGATIVAAMALGMKQETALKFSFLLFIPVSFGGMILSITDLMDDPNLDTLLIPYIIAFIAALVTSYFSLKWFMNIMAKGNLKYFSFYCFVVGIAVLLFA
- a CDS encoding YjzC family protein; its protein translation is MGQQHRFRAGQKAPNNGMYVEIGESGDNVKNPGQIKLKAGDRFPETANHNRQWTYKRKP
- a CDS encoding DUF2929 family protein, producing the protein MRFFWTFFWTFLLIHMASYVVNSMTGGHYDFMVATVLAVIATVVIFVIAELIPSEPVPNHDHH
- a CDS encoding ComZ family protein; translation: MEQHPKTMEFMQIAMKYLPEAKQKLEGSGIDLSMETIQPMLELFTKVMGEAYELGKKDAQ